A stretch of Fundicoccus culcitae DNA encodes these proteins:
- the tnpB gene encoding IS66 family insertion sequence element accessory protein TnpB, producing MIDFTVPETLYLMPQFSPGNQALQRLLALIQSSAVFVRDKSAAYLFCNSKKKVLRIIYWDGQRFIELIYRIDGGVFQWPTTEPKFMEISLFQIERLLRGDSLNPPLKSSFIFND from the coding sequence ATGATCGATTTTACTGTACCAGAAACACTTTACTTGATGCCTCAATTCTCTCCAGGAAACCAAGCACTTCAACGACTCTTAGCCTTGATTCAATCGAGTGCCGTTTTTGTACGCGATAAGTCAGCTGCTTATCTATTTTGTAATAGTAAGAAAAAGGTCTTACGAATTATCTATTGGGATGGTCAGCGTTTTATTGAGCTGATTTATCGTATAGATGGCGGCGTCTTCCAATGGCCAACGACAGAACCAAAATTTATGGAAATTTCTCTCTTTCAAATCGAACGATTATTACGTGGAGATAGCTTGAATCCACCGCTAAAATCTTCTTTTATTTTCAACGATTAA
- the tnpC gene encoding IS66 family transposase, producing the protein MTKEELEILEKNKIIEEQALEIKHLQQDLKVANDKTDALALQLEEMTQKMLHFQKLLFGRKKETHVPNGQAAADTGEATNGSSGDTSSNESDDEKKTKVKGYTRRKKSVGRKTEILDQYPQKDINYYLSEEEQVCRDCHHSLSYVGLASITRELKFIPATLECINHRQHSYKCDHCSSQKDTDQFVKSKLPAQPFKNSFGSASMIAETVYQKYELKVPAHRQEQHWRKLGFPLSRTSICRWHIDASKYYLGFIFQAFHAELQKQDIVHADETTYRVLESKKSRTYYWVLHSSKHVENKVICFSHHDGRSGNLFKDVIGNFHGTIHCDMYVVYRNASDSSDDLELAACWAHLRRKFHEANVVIKGQGETPVSEIMEMINKIFEKEREWASLSIVDRLKKRQRILKKLFNELFTFIDQCAANGNPIGKFSEALVYAQNHRTRFYTVLNDGRLELSNNAAERAIRTVVMGRKNYPFAATFDGAQAGAVLLSLIETAKLHRVDGKQYIEYLLTHLPNIIDITNADLSRYLPWTDEIQEACGLKKVIGDAGYNKAA; encoded by the coding sequence ATGACAAAAGAAGAATTAGAAATCTTAGAAAAAAATAAAATTATTGAAGAACAAGCCTTGGAAATTAAACATCTCCAACAAGACTTAAAAGTAGCCAATGATAAGACCGATGCGTTAGCCCTTCAATTAGAAGAAATGACACAAAAAATGTTACACTTCCAAAAATTATTGTTTGGCCGTAAGAAAGAAACACATGTTCCTAATGGACAGGCCGCTGCTGACACGGGTGAGGCAACGAACGGATCATCAGGTGACACGAGTTCTAACGAGTCAGATGATGAAAAAAAAACAAAAGTAAAAGGCTACACCCGCCGAAAAAAATCCGTCGGAAGAAAAACTGAGATTCTAGATCAATATCCTCAAAAGGATATCAATTATTATTTATCTGAAGAGGAACAGGTGTGTCGTGATTGTCATCATTCTCTATCGTACGTCGGGTTAGCGAGTATCACGCGTGAACTCAAATTTATCCCAGCTACTTTAGAATGTATTAATCATCGTCAACACAGCTATAAATGCGACCACTGCTCGTCTCAAAAAGATACCGATCAATTTGTTAAATCGAAATTACCCGCGCAACCCTTTAAGAATAGTTTTGGTTCTGCTTCGATGATTGCCGAAACTGTTTATCAAAAATATGAACTTAAGGTACCCGCTCACCGCCAAGAACAACACTGGCGTAAATTAGGGTTCCCTTTATCCCGCACATCTATTTGTCGGTGGCATATTGATGCCAGCAAATATTATTTAGGGTTTATTTTCCAAGCCTTTCATGCGGAACTTCAAAAACAAGATATTGTTCATGCGGATGAAACTACTTATCGTGTCCTTGAAAGCAAGAAGAGCCGAACGTATTACTGGGTGCTTCACAGTTCAAAACACGTGGAAAATAAAGTCATTTGTTTTTCACATCACGATGGGCGTAGTGGCAACTTGTTTAAAGATGTCATTGGCAATTTCCACGGGACCATCCACTGTGATATGTATGTGGTCTATCGAAATGCGAGTGACTCCTCTGACGACCTCGAACTCGCTGCTTGTTGGGCACATTTACGGCGAAAATTTCACGAAGCCAATGTGGTTATCAAGGGACAAGGGGAGACGCCGGTTAGCGAAATCATGGAAATGATTAATAAAATCTTTGAAAAAGAGCGTGAATGGGCGTCATTATCGATTGTGGATCGACTTAAAAAGAGACAGAGGATTCTCAAAAAATTATTTAATGAGCTATTCACTTTTATCGACCAATGTGCCGCTAATGGTAATCCCATTGGTAAATTTAGTGAAGCGCTTGTCTATGCCCAAAATCATCGGACACGATTCTATACGGTTCTAAACGATGGACGTCTAGAGTTAAGTAATAACGCTGCTGAACGCGCCATACGAACTGTGGTCATGGGGAGAAAGAACTATCCATTTGCGGCGACTTTTGATGGTGCCCAAGCGGGGGCTGTTCTTCTCTCACTGATTGAAACGGCTAAGCTGCATCGCGTGGATGGGAAGCAATATATTGAATACTTACTTACCCATCTACCGAACATCATCGATATAACAAACGCAGATTTAAGCCGCTATCTGCCTTGGACCGATGAGATCCAAGAAGCGTGTGGGCTTAAAAAGGTAATTGGTGATGCTGGTTATAACAAAGCAGCCTGA
- a CDS encoding dihydrodipicolinate synthase family protein, whose product MTKLDKYKGVIPAFYACYDDEGNISPERIQMLAKHYLEVGVKGLYVGGSSGECIYQTVEERKLVLENVMEAVGGKMTIIAHVAAPSTQQSIELAQHAESLGVDALAAIPPIYFRLPEAAIAAYWNDIMDSTDLDFIVYNIPGTTGYALTPTLLKQLVKNDKVIGVKNSSMPVQDIYLFKNNIKDDFIVFNGPDEQFVGGRVMGADGGIGGTYGAMPELFLAADHAIRHNNMDLAREIQYRINDIIFSFFECEGNMYDVIKLILAKRDLNIGRARKPLQPATEADRAKIDAIAANINAAVAQYKPVYA is encoded by the coding sequence ATGACTAAATTAGACAAATACAAAGGTGTTATCCCTGCATTTTACGCTTGCTACGACGACGAAGGCAACATCAGCCCTGAACGCATCCAAATGCTCGCCAAACATTACTTAGAAGTTGGCGTTAAAGGCCTTTACGTAGGCGGCTCTTCCGGCGAATGTATTTACCAAACCGTTGAAGAACGCAAACTTGTTTTAGAAAACGTCATGGAGGCCGTTGGTGGTAAAATGACTATCATCGCCCACGTAGCTGCTCCTTCGACCCAACAATCGATCGAGTTAGCGCAACATGCTGAAAGCCTTGGTGTAGACGCCTTAGCGGCCATCCCACCGATCTATTTCCGCCTGCCTGAAGCCGCCATCGCCGCTTACTGGAATGACATCATGGATTCTACGGATTTGGATTTCATCGTCTACAACATCCCAGGCACTACTGGCTATGCCTTGACACCAACCTTATTGAAACAACTGGTTAAAAATGATAAAGTCATTGGCGTGAAAAACTCATCCATGCCCGTGCAAGATATTTATTTGTTCAAAAACAACATCAAAGATGATTTCATCGTCTTCAACGGACCCGACGAACAATTTGTCGGTGGTCGCGTGATGGGCGCTGACGGCGGTATCGGCGGCACTTACGGCGCTATGCCCGAACTATTTTTGGCTGCTGACCACGCCATCCGCCACAACAACATGGACCTAGCCCGCGAAATCCAATACCGCATCAACGACATCATCTTCTCCTTCTTCGAATGTGAAGGCAACATGTACGATGTCATCAAGTTGATCCTGGCTAAACGCGATTTGAACATCGGCCGCGCCCGCAAACCGTTGCAACCCGCCACCGAAGCCGACCGCGCCAAAATTGACGCCATCGCCGCCAACATCAACGCCGCCGTCGCCCAATACAAACCCGTTTACGCCTAA
- a CDS encoding N-acetylmannosamine-6-phosphate 2-epimerase produces the protein MHPIIESLKGNLVVSCQALPGEPLYKEEGGVMVLMAKAAIEAGAVAIRAQGITDIEQIKAAFDIPVIGIIKKNYEGYDSYITATMDEVDALVAAGSEIIALDATMRVRGDGTTVNEFVQAIKAKYPDQLLMADIDSLEAGLNAAELGFDLIGTTMNGYTEATASQTEPNFALMRDLVEQTGVPIVAEGKLHSPQDLAKAYETGIHTAVIGGAITRPLEIAKRFIAVTPEANK, from the coding sequence ATGCACCCAATTATTGAATCGCTCAAAGGTAACCTGGTTGTCTCTTGCCAAGCGCTCCCTGGCGAACCCCTTTACAAAGAAGAAGGGGGCGTCATGGTCCTGATGGCCAAAGCCGCCATCGAAGCCGGCGCCGTCGCTATCCGCGCCCAGGGCATCACCGACATCGAGCAAATCAAAGCCGCCTTTGACATCCCAGTCATCGGCATCATCAAGAAGAATTACGAAGGTTACGACTCATACATCACCGCCACCATGGACGAAGTGGACGCCTTAGTCGCCGCCGGCAGCGAAATTATCGCCCTCGATGCCACTATGCGAGTGCGTGGCGACGGCACGACTGTCAATGAATTTGTACAAGCCATTAAAGCCAAATACCCTGACCAACTTTTGATGGCGGACATCGATTCGCTGGAAGCCGGTCTTAACGCTGCTGAACTGGGCTTTGACTTGATCGGCACTACTATGAACGGCTACACCGAAGCGACCGCTAGCCAAACCGAGCCCAACTTTGCTTTGATGCGCGACTTGGTTGAACAAACGGGTGTCCCGATTGTGGCTGAAGGCAAACTGCACTCCCCACAAGACCTAGCCAAAGCCTATGAAACCGGCATTCACACTGCCGTTATCGGCGGCGCTATCACTCGTCCCTTGGAAATCGCCAAACGCTTTATCGCCGTAACCCCTGAAGCAAACAAATAA
- a CDS encoding glycoside hydrolase domain-containing protein — protein MIPITYQASQRPLLHVTAVSSQQAFTQADYGRLIAARPQAVITESVWRNDQLDVQFAILTRDSSVDRIQVSLKALSFNPQINTTATPDDKEAIPVDRVQEWFKIYMVKEVDAYAGFPGHGSPTRPLPIGNRRKAAEVLVESDTMQHLPAKHLQAVWLQAHIPEEVPAGQYQATLAVVAETQATQETQTITINFEVLDAVLADPRTFKNTFDIELWQNPYAVAEYYEVEPFSEEHFAILKPHMQKYQSIGGNAITTTIVEEAWNGQTYSKHETKFPSMVKWTKTTDNTYQFDYTDFDKWVSFNRNLGLGQKIVCYTMAPWTNQVVYYDQATQQQQAYTIDVNDDHYATIWTAFLEDFMAHTLQKGWKDAIQIGIDERGFDPKIFEVVEAVTDSEGKPFKVAGAMDSIVSKRHFNKHITDLSVGTIPIKESTDIFKDIIEERKQLNLKTSVYSCTGHSPGNFSLNAPAESYWTIIFAYAAGAQGFLRWAYDSWVEDPLRDTTHNAFEAGDTFLIFPSEKGTPNPQPQSSLRLEKLAQGVRDVNKLLQLAQSNPATEVAVGYLLEGVKRDYPSEGYYLTATSKQAIISDMETFRINIHALTKQALSEGNVIDPRQDASQWEEAPLAIPDYLLPDAYVSTIDKPTDPDHSYLGQPDMIALPDEQQLLVTYPIGHGAGPIVLQKSLDGGESWERQKTPASWAISYETPTLYRLDFTDGSCKLVLISGRPNWKGNTVGGWQMSVSDDLGESWTEFETYHPLYKGQDHWTIVPMASLVQVLDADQAPTDRWLGVYHDYNFVNYATYLTFDAATGQPQWSEPVPYLQDYRQLEAEYQICEVGLFRSPDQKTISALGRTQSHRHSSVVFHSHDEGVSWSEPQELPLELWGERHKAKYDPVSGRLLITFRQMIQLKHTDPAIIETDWLAGDWMLWVGTYQDILALTPGEYRITLIEDWTMSRRAGDTGYAGFVTQSDGTLILASYGHWDKTVSQAHVNDTLGDLCYIKQVKFKLADIERNFNKGE, from the coding sequence TTGATTCCCATTACATACCAAGCATCGCAGCGCCCACTGCTGCACGTCACCGCCGTTTCCAGCCAGCAAGCCTTTACGCAAGCGGATTACGGCCGCCTCATCGCAGCGCGCCCGCAAGCCGTCATCACCGAATCTGTCTGGCGCAACGACCAGCTCGACGTCCAATTCGCCATCCTTACGCGCGACAGCTCCGTCGACCGCATCCAGGTCAGCCTAAAAGCCCTCTCTTTTAACCCTCAAATAAATACCACTGCTACTCCCGATGATAAGGAAGCAATCCCCGTGGACAGGGTGCAAGAGTGGTTCAAGATTTACATGGTGAAAGAAGTGGATGCCTACGCAGGTTTTCCGGGGCATGGCTCACCGACGAGACCTCTGCCAATCGGTAACCGGCGAAAGGCAGCGGAAGTGTTAGTTGAAAGTGACACCATGCAACATTTACCGGCTAAGCACCTGCAAGCGGTTTGGCTGCAAGCGCATATTCCGGAGGAAGTCCCTGCTGGGCAGTACCAAGCCACCCTAGCCGTCGTAGCAGAAACTCAAGCAACCCAGGAAACCCAAACCATCACAATCAACTTTGAGGTGCTCGACGCAGTCCTTGCGGACCCGCGCACCTTCAAAAACACCTTTGACATCGAATTGTGGCAGAATCCGTATGCGGTGGCTGAATATTATGAGGTGGAGCCTTTTTCAGAGGAACATTTCGCTATTCTTAAACCACATATGCAGAAGTATCAGTCCATTGGTGGTAATGCTATTACAACGACGATTGTTGAAGAAGCGTGGAATGGGCAAACTTACAGCAAGCATGAAACCAAGTTTCCGTCCATGGTCAAGTGGACCAAGACAACTGATAACACTTACCAATTTGACTATACCGATTTTGACAAGTGGGTCAGTTTTAACCGCAATTTAGGCCTCGGTCAAAAGATAGTCTGCTACACCATGGCACCTTGGACCAACCAAGTGGTCTATTACGACCAAGCAACCCAGCAACAACAAGCCTACACCATTGATGTCAATGACGACCACTACGCAACCATTTGGACCGCCTTCCTGGAAGACTTTATGGCACACACACTACAAAAAGGCTGGAAGGACGCAATTCAAATTGGGATTGATGAACGGGGTTTTGATCCGAAAATTTTTGAAGTGGTTGAGGCGGTCACCGACTCTGAAGGCAAACCTTTCAAGGTCGCGGGAGCGATGGATTCCATCGTTAGCAAACGCCATTTTAACAAACACATCACGGACTTAAGCGTCGGCACTATTCCAATCAAGGAATCAACCGACATTTTTAAGGACATTATCGAGGAGCGCAAGCAACTCAACCTGAAAACCAGCGTTTATTCTTGTACCGGACATAGCCCGGGCAATTTTTCACTCAATGCACCGGCTGAAAGCTATTGGACCATTATTTTCGCTTATGCCGCCGGCGCGCAGGGCTTCCTGAGATGGGCTTATGATTCTTGGGTGGAAGATCCGCTCAGAGATACCACCCACAATGCGTTTGAAGCTGGGGACACTTTTCTAATTTTCCCATCGGAAAAGGGCACGCCTAATCCGCAACCGCAGTCGAGCTTGCGACTTGAAAAGCTCGCCCAGGGGGTGCGGGATGTCAATAAACTCCTGCAATTAGCACAATCCAACCCGGCCACGGAAGTGGCTGTGGGATATTTATTAGAAGGGGTTAAAAGGGATTATCCGTCGGAGGGCTATTATTTAACTGCGACCAGCAAGCAGGCCATCATTTCCGACATGGAAACCTTCCGAATAAATATCCACGCGCTGACCAAGCAGGCGCTGAGTGAGGGGAATGTGATTGATCCGCGGCAAGACGCCAGCCAATGGGAGGAGGCGCCGCTGGCGATTCCGGATTATTTGTTGCCGGACGCGTATGTGTCGACGATTGACAAGCCGACGGATCCCGACCACAGCTATTTGGGGCAGCCGGATATGATTGCCTTGCCGGATGAACAGCAGTTGCTGGTGACTTATCCGATTGGGCACGGGGCAGGACCGATTGTCTTGCAGAAATCGTTGGATGGTGGGGAAAGCTGGGAGCGGCAAAAAACGCCGGCATCATGGGCTATTTCCTATGAAACGCCCACCCTATATCGCTTGGATTTCACTGATGGAAGTTGTAAACTGGTATTGATTAGTGGTCGTCCGAATTGGAAGGGCAATACGGTGGGCGGCTGGCAAATGTCGGTTTCGGATGACTTGGGTGAGAGTTGGACGGAGTTTGAAACTTATCATCCGCTTTACAAGGGTCAAGATCACTGGACCATCGTTCCGATGGCATCGCTGGTGCAAGTGCTGGACGCCGACCAAGCGCCGACTGATCGTTGGCTAGGGGTCTATCATGATTATAACTTTGTCAATTATGCCACTTACCTGACCTTTGATGCTGCTACCGGCCAACCGCAATGGAGTGAACCTGTGCCGTACTTACAAGACTACCGTCAATTGGAAGCGGAGTATCAAATTTGTGAAGTTGGTTTGTTTCGGTCGCCGGACCAGAAGACGATTTCCGCTTTAGGTCGCACGCAAAGTCACCGCCACTCGTCTGTTGTTTTCCATTCGCATGATGAAGGGGTTAGCTGGAGCGAGCCGCAAGAACTGCCGTTGGAGTTGTGGGGCGAGCGCCATAAAGCCAAGTATGACCCTGTCAGTGGGCGTTTGTTAATTACCTTCCGCCAAATGATTCAACTCAAACATACCGATCCGGCTATTATTGAAACCGACTGGTTGGCCGGCGATTGGATGTTGTGGGTGGGCACTTATCAAGACATTTTAGCCCTGACCCCTGGCGAATATCGCATCACTTTAATCGAGGACTGGACCATGTCCCGTCGCGCGGGCGACACCGGCTATGCAGGTTTCGTCACCCAATCCGACGGCACTTTGATTCTGGCATCCTACGGCCATTGGGATAAAACCGTGTCGCAAGCCCACGTCAATGATACGTTAGGCGACTTGTGCTACATCAAACAAGTCAAATTCAAGTTAGCAGATATCGAAAGAAATTTTAATAAAGGAGAATAA